Genomic window (Acidimicrobiales bacterium):
GAGCTCGTCCTGGAGCCTGCCGGCGTCATGGGCTGCTCCCAGGCGGTCGACCCACTGGGCCGCCGTGGCGAAGGCGACGCGATGGCCCGCCAGGCACGCTCTGATGCCGAGCGCGATCGACAGGTGGCTCTTGCCCGTGCCCGGTGGCCCGAGGAACACCGCGTTGGAGCGCGCCTCGATGAAGTCGAGCGCACCGAGGTGAGCGACGACCTCTTTCCGGACGCTGTGCTGGTGCTCGAAGTCGAAGTCCTCCAAGGTCTTGCGGGCCGGGAAGCGGGCGGCCGCGACGCGGTTCTCGCCGCCGTGGGACTGACGGGCCGACACCTCGCGCTCCAGGCAGGCGGCGAGGAAGTCCTCGTGGCTCCAGACCTCAGAGCGCGCCCGCTCGGCGAGGCGCTCGACCCCGGTGGCGATCGACGGGGCCTTGAGCTCCCGGCACAGGTAGGCGAGGTCCCGGGCGCCGCTCACGCCGCACCGGTGATCTCGTCGTAGACAGCGAGGTTGCGCACCTCGACCTCGTCGGAAGACGGCTTCGGCACACCCCGAAGCGCCCGGGCAGCTTCCCGGGCCCGATCATGGACCGGGTCGGTGACGGTGACGTGGCTCGCGAGCGACCGTTCGTGGCTGGCGACCACCTCGTTGCCGAGCTTGGCGGTGACCCGCGCGCCGTCGACGGTGACGTGGATGCGGCGACCCACCGCTTTCGGGTGCACCGAGTAGTCGTTGGTCT
Coding sequences:
- the istB gene encoding IS21-like element helper ATPase IstB, whose translation is MSGARDLAYLCRELKAPSIATGVERLAERARSEVWSHEDFLAACLEREVSARQSHGGENRVAAARFPARKTLEDFDFEHQHSVRKEVVAHLGALDFIEARSNAVFLGPPGTGKSHLSIALGIRACLAGHRVAFATAAQWVDRLGAAHDAGRLQDELKRLGRFPLVIIDEVGYIPFQGEAANLFFQLVSSRYERASVIVSSNKAFSRWGEVFGDDTVAAAMIDRLVHHAEVVNLKGDSYRLKGRDLGRVPSDDDN